The following coding sequences lie in one Danio rerio strain Tuebingen ecotype United States chromosome 25, GRCz12tu, whole genome shotgun sequence genomic window:
- the rfwd3 gene encoding E3 ubiquitin-protein ligase RFWD3, protein MEDMEVVMVSESGSSTEEEENDVAASVPEDRSRLPLRRAPRRRQIISQRPHAERVRRIQTLLQNTHNPPDTHNPPDTRTDPEPASSDSADQSRVQSTAETSSPAGPSVPAAAEAPAVELKTEVEASSDSSGSAAASPAGAADEADTEGESCSICFEPWTTAGEHRLAALRCGHLFGYVCISRWLTGGGNKCPQCNKPAKKTQIIFLYARRLKALDNTEEVRLKSRLELEQGSRRMEQLEVAQCRQQLQLMVDENTRLRKEVEELRRWKAQASAGSSQAASLSSSQRQDSGHYVFSKAVLVSQTGGSRVLAHCEPLGCLLASQPSPQATLMPGFGVKKISTATLKASQYVHIHSKQIRGLAFSQQQDGLLLSAALDNTIKLTSLMTNTVVQAYNTGRPVWSCCWCHDNNNYIYAGLSNGSVLVYDTRDTSTHVQELRPLRSSCPVVSLSYIPHSSTSSSFPCGGVIAGTLEGGCFWERHNDNTHTPHILPLESGNCTHIQAEAESRHCLVTYRPGRLNPSLRCVLMELSRTPQVDLQSSVCSCSPVQTFSAGSSCKLLTKNCVFRSPAGGGAALVCAGDEATNSTMVWDAGTGALLQKMPADLPVLDICPFEANQSSFLASLTEKMIKVYKWE, encoded by the exons ATGGAGGATATGGAGGTGGTCATGGTCTCTGAATCTGGCAGCAGcactgaagaagaagaaaacgATGTCGCCGCGTCCGTGCCGGAGGACCGGTCCAGACTGCCGCTGCGGCGAGCCCCCAGGAGGAGACAGATCATCAG tcaGCGTCCTCATGCGGAGCGAGTGCGGAGGATTCAGACGCTCCTCCAGAACACACACAACCCGCCGGACACGCACAACCCGCCGGACACACGCACTGATCCTGAGCCAGCCTCCAGCGACAGCGCCGACCAGAGCCGCGTCCAGTCCACAGCGGAGACCAGCAGCCCTGCAG GTCCCAGTGTTCCTGCAGCGGCTGAAGCTCCCGCAGTAGAgctgaaaacagaggtggag GCATCCTCAGACTCCTCCGGCTCGGCCGCAGCGTCTCCCGCAGGTGCAGCAGATGAAGCAGACACTGAAGGCGAGTCCTGCTCCATCTGTTTTGAACCCTGGACCACAGCAGGTGAGCACCGCCTGGCCGCTCTGCGCTGCGGGCACCTGTTCGGTTACGTCTGCATCTCCCGCTGGCTCACGGGCGGAGGGAACAAATGCCCACAG TGTAATAAACCAGCCAAGAAAACTCAGATCATCTTCCTGTACGCGCGCAGGCTGAAGGCGCTGGACAACACAGAGGAGGTGCGGCTCAAGAG TCGTCTGGAGCTGGAGCAGGGCTCTCGCAGGATGGAGCAGCTGGAGGTGGCTCAGTGTCGGCAGCAGCTGCAGCTCATGGTGGATGAAAACACGCGGCTGCGCAAAGAAGTCGAG GAGCTGCGTCGGTGGAAAGCGCAGGCGTCAGCGGGCTCGTCTCAGGCGGCGTCTCTGTCCTCATCTCAGAGGCAGGATTCTGGGCATTATGTTTTCTCCAAGGCGGTTCTGGTGTCTCAGACGGGCGGCAGTCGAGTTCTGGCTCACTGTGAGCCACTCGGGTGTCTGCTGGCGTCTCAGCCGTCTCCACAGGCCACACTGATGCCAG GCTTCGGTGTGAAGAAGATCAGCACTGCGACTCTGAAAGCCTCTCAGTACGTCCACATTCACTCCAAGCAGATCCGCGGCCTGGCCTTCAGTCAACAGCAGGACGGGTTACTGCTGTCTGCGGCGCTCGACAACACCATCAAGCTCACCAG TTTGATGACCAATACAGTGGTTCAGGCCTATAACACTGGCCGGCCGGTGTGGAGCTGCTGCTGGTGTCACGATAACAACAACTACATCTACGCTGGTCTGAGTAACGGATCTGTGCTGGTGTACGACACGCGAGACACCAGTACACACGTGCAGGAGCTGCGCCCGCTGCGCTCCAG cTGTCCGGTGGTGTCTCTCTCCTACATCCCGCACTCCTCCACCTCTTCCTCCTTTCCGTGTGGAGGTGTGATCGCCGGCACGCTGGAGGGTGGATGCTTCTGGGAGCGACACaacgacaacacacacacaccacacatccTCCCGCTGGAGTCGGGGAACTGCACACACATACAGGCGGAGGCGGAGAGCAGACACTGCCTCGTCACCTACAGACCag GTCGCCTGAACCCGTCTCTGCGCTGTGTGCTGATGGAGCTGAGCAGAACTCCTCAGGTGGATCTCCAGTCCTCCGTCTGCTCCTGCTCCCCCGTCCAGACCTTCAGCGCCGGCTCCTCCTGCAAACTGCTGACCAAGAACTGTGTGTTCAGGAGCCCGGCGGGCGGAGGAGCAGCGCTGGTGTGTGCGGGAGACGAGGCCACCAACTCCACCATG GTGTGGGACGCGGGCACCGGTGCTCTGCTGCAGAAGATGCCCGCGGATTTGCCCGTTCTGGACATCTGCCCGTTTGAGGCCAACCAGAGCAGCTTTCTGGCGTCTCTGACCGAGAAGATGATCAAGGTCTACAAATGGGAATGA